The Candidatus Flexicrinis proximus sequence AGCGTCCGGCCGCTGCTGATGCAGTCGGCGTGGTTCCGGCCGCACAACCGCAGCGAAGACATCGAACGGCTGTATTTCGTCGGCGCGGGGACGCATCCCGGCGCGGGGCTTCCCGGCGTGCTGTCGTCGTCGATCATCGCCGAGAATCTGGTTGCCGAAGACTTAGAGTAGGCGCGCGTTTGTTTTGGGGTTCCACCCCCCAACCCTGGAGTCAAGGGGCGCAAGCTAATGTGCGGAGGTGATGCCGCGCCGCCTGTCTGGGCATACCCGCAAGATCTGAAGGGTTGCTTCCGGACGACTGGATGGCTCAGGGATTGGGGGCATTACGTTAAATAACCGTTATGGGCTTTGACTCGGGTCGCTGCACGGGGTTAGCATCAGAAGGAAGCTGTCAACCTATTGAGGTGAACCGTGATACAAACTCAAACGCAGACTCAATCGACCCTCCCGGCGATCTGGCGGGTGCTAGCCATCGTGTTCCTGTCGCTGGTGATCGTGCGCGATGTCTCGGCGCAGGGCGAGGAGACGTATACCGAGCCTGAAGGCCGCTGGAGCGCGCCGATCCCCGCCGGCTGGACGGTTGAGGAGGGCGAAGGCTACGTCCTTGTCAACAGCCCTGAAGGCGACCTTGGAATGTACCTGCTGGTCAGCGAGTCTGATGACTACGAGCAGGTGGCCGCCGACAGCTGGGCGCTGGTAAACCCCGAATTCGACCGCGACTATGACGAAAGCGACACGCAGCGCATCACCGATAAGGTGCTGCTTGAGGAGTACGACGAGGCCTTTATCATCAATTATGCCGTCGGTCTCGATCCGGACGGCGCGATCGTGCAGGCCGCCATGAGCCGTTTCAACGGCCTGACCTATGTCTTCCTGGTCGACACCAACCTCAGCGCGCTGCAGCGCCGCGTCGCCCAGTTCCAGATCATCGCGACCGGTTTCATGCCGGCCGACATGGCGCAAGATGACCTGACGGGCGCGGAAATCGCCGCCTTCGACGAGGAATTCTTCGACACCCTCACCAGTTTTGCGGAAAGCGCGCGGGCGCAGCTTGAAACCTCCGGCGTATCGTTCGCCATCGTCCGCGATGGGGAAGTCGTCTACAGCGCGGGTCTTGGCTCGCGCGACGACTCCGGTGGCAGCGTCACCGCTGACACGCGCATGATGATCGGCTCCGTCACCAAGACTATGACGACCCTGCTGATGGCACAGGCGGTCGACGCAGGCGCGTTTAGCTGGGACACGCCGGTCGTGGATATCGACCCCGGCTTTGCCGTCGCCGACCCGGACATCACCGCGCAGCTTACTATGGCGAACCTTGTGTGCGCCTGTACCGGCGTCCCTCGCCGCGACTACGAAATGATCTATAACGGCGACCTGACCGCGGACGACATCCTGGCGCAGATCGAAACCTTCGAGTTCTTCACTGGCTTTGGCGAGACCTTCCAGTACAGCAATCAGCTCGTCGCGGCGGGCGGCTACGAGACCGCGCGCGCGCTCGACCCGGCTGCAGGCGATCTGCTGGCCGCTTATACCGCGGCAGTGCAGCAGGGCATTTTTGATCCGGTGGGCATGCCCCGCACCACCTTCGATTTCGACGCCGTGCTGGCTGATGCCGACCATTCGATCCCCTATGGTTCAGGGCTCGACGGCGCCGTTGCCCTCGACGTGAACGCCGAGCGCTTCCTGCTGGCAGTCGCCCCGGCCGGGGCGGCCTGGTCGACGGCCAACGACATGGGCCGCTATCTCGCCGCGATTTCCGCCGGCGGTCTGACGGCGGATGGGGCGCGCATTGTCAGCGCGGAAAACCTCGCCCGCGTCCAGCAGCCCGGCGTCAGCATCGATGCCACCACGTCCTACGGCCTCGGCTGGATCCTGAGCGAGTACAAGAGCCTGCCGGTGCGCTCGCACGACGGCGCCACGCTCGGTTTTTCGTCCTCGATGTCCTACCTGCCGGACTCGGGCGTAGGCATTGTCGTGCTGGCCAACCAACAGGGATCAGCCGTACCGGGACTAGTCGCCCAGCGTTTCTACGAGCTGGCCTTGGGCGAAACGTCCGGCGAGACCGATGCCACCCTGGCCTTCATCGTCGAACAGCGCGCCGAAGACGAGGCAGAAAACCCTGAGCCATTCGTCAAAACGCTCGACCCGGAAATGTTCGCGCCGTATCTCGGCACGTTCGCCAACGACATCCTCGGCACGGTCACGCTCACCCAGGATGACGCGGGTACCGTAAGCTACGACAGCGGCGAGTTCGTCAGCGAAGTCTGGTCGAGCACCGACGAGGACAGCGGCGAGGTCTCGTATCTGCTCGCACATCCGCCGCTGGCCGGCGACCGCCTGCGCTTCGCGCTCGACGAGAGCGGCACGCCAACCATCACGATCGGCCTCGGCCTCACTGAATACGTGTTCGAGAAGCAGCCGTAGCGCATCTCTACGCCTGAAGCGGGGCTCTGCCCGCCCCCGGCAGGAGTTTGCACTCCTGCACCTCCCATAGCGAATTGACGGCGCTGGCGCCGTCAATTCGCAGATGCGGGGTCAGTTTCAGGCTGCGGAGGAGCAGAGGCAGCGCCTCTACTCCCGGTTGTTACTTGATGATTGCGCGGAGTCCTGCGGCCAGCGTATCGGCGATCCGCTCCAAATGCGGGTCAATCACGTCCATGCCGCGGATT is a genomic window containing:
- a CDS encoding beta-lactamase family protein, whose translation is MIQTQTQTQSTLPAIWRVLAIVFLSLVIVRDVSAQGEETYTEPEGRWSAPIPAGWTVEEGEGYVLVNSPEGDLGMYLLVSESDDYEQVAADSWALVNPEFDRDYDESDTQRITDKVLLEEYDEAFIINYAVGLDPDGAIVQAAMSRFNGLTYVFLVDTNLSALQRRVAQFQIIATGFMPADMAQDDLTGAEIAAFDEEFFDTLTSFAESARAQLETSGVSFAIVRDGEVVYSAGLGSRDDSGGSVTADTRMMIGSVTKTMTTLLMAQAVDAGAFSWDTPVVDIDPGFAVADPDITAQLTMANLVCACTGVPRRDYEMIYNGDLTADDILAQIETFEFFTGFGETFQYSNQLVAAGGYETARALDPAAGDLLAAYTAAVQQGIFDPVGMPRTTFDFDAVLADADHSIPYGSGLDGAVALDVNAERFLLAVAPAGAAWSTANDMGRYLAAISAGGLTADGARIVSAENLARVQQPGVSIDATTSYGLGWILSEYKSLPVRSHDGATLGFSSSMSYLPDSGVGIVVLANQQGSAVPGLVAQRFYELALGETSGETDATLAFIVEQRAEDEAENPEPFVKTLDPEMFAPYLGTFANDILGTVTLTQDDAGTVSYDSGEFVSEVWSSTDEDSGEVSYLLAHPPLAGDRLRFALDESGTPTITIGLGLTEYVFEKQP